The Geotrypetes seraphini chromosome 6, aGeoSer1.1, whole genome shotgun sequence genome includes a window with the following:
- the LOC117362011 gene encoding zinc finger protein OZF-like — MPAQEELPRSEEGQKELHEDEKERDEVFSAVENDDSRERTPGESQDSKTTFSEREREDVSSCSDREANWILENKQKNSAEGSVEKCNVCEQNASNIADTEEEQRNESTEERCLCNTNGIRVKNLAALKSQTESSTEETPFTDKGKELEREELQVEEKTRTGAKPPVCSKCKSTFSQDGDLEQKQKMHTRGKLFLCNECDKSSRRKIHRPKHQKIHAGERPFSCSECDKRFWTKTSLAVHQKIHTDERPFSCPKCEKRFRRKKGLRIHLKTHTGVKAFSCDECDKRFTCKSNLTKHQKIHTGEKPFSCPECSKCFNQKAYLTIHQKIHTNEKPFSCPECNKKFRLKKSLTIHKKIHTGERPYICNECNKSFIQKAHLIKHQYIHTGIMPSSSTEGHKKLIQKANHTKRQKTQTGEKPPSERPYLCTVCDKRFIRKSHLTSHQHIHTGERPFPCSECDKRFSQKTHLKIHQKTHTGRSPYLCTECSKFFSQKAALTRHEQIHRGEKPFLCTECGKYFSQKASLIRHQKTHSEYVVWVL; from the coding sequence AGAATGACGATTCCAGAGAGAGAACTCCCGGGGAGAGCCAGGATTCAAAGACGACCttttcagaaagagagagagaagatgtgTCATCCTGTTCTGACAGAGAAGCAAACTGGATCTTggaaaacaagcagaaaaattCAGCTGAAGGCTCAGTTGAGAAGTGTAACGTGTGTGAGCAAAATGCCAGTAATATCGCAGATACAGAAGAAGAACAGAGGAACGAGTCAACAGAAGAAAGATGTTTATGCAATACAAATGGGATACGTGTCAAAAATCTGGCAGCTCTGAAATCACAGACGGAATCTTCTACTGAAGAGACGCCATTTACAGACAAGGGGAAAGAACTCGAGAGAGAAGAACTACAGGTCGAAGAGAAAACGCGCACAGGAGCGAAACCTCCAGTGTGCTCTAAATGCAAAAGTACTTTCAGTCAGGATGGAGATCTAGAACAAAAGCAAAAAATGCACACAAGAGGCAAGCTATTTCTGTGCAATGAGTGTGATAAAAGTTCCAGGCGTAAAATACACCGTCCAAAACATCAGAAAATCCACGCTGGCGAGAGACCTTTTtcctgttctgaatgtgataaaagatTCTGGACCAAGACCAGTCTCGCAGTACACCAGAAAATCCACACCGACGAAAGACCATTTTCCTGTCCTAAGTGTGAGAAAAGGTTCAGACGCAAGAAAGGTCTTAGAATACACCTAAAAACGCATACCGGTGTAAAAGCATTTTCGTGCGACGAATGCGATAAACGATTTACATGCAAGTCAAACCTCACAAAACATCAGAAAATTCACACGGGGGAGAAACCGTTTTCCTGCCCTGAGTGTAGCAAATGCTTCAATCAGAAGGCATACCTCACCATACACCAGAAAATCCATACTAATGAGaaacccttttcctgtcctgAATGTAATAAAAAATTCAGGCTTAAGAAAAGCCTCACAATTCATAAGAAAATACACACTGGTGAAAGACCGTATATTTGTAATGAGTGTAACAAGAGCTTTATTCAGAAGGCACATCTTATAAAGCACCAGTATATTCACACTGGTATAATGCCATCTTCATCTACTGAAGGTCACAAAAAATTAATTCAGAAAGCCAACCATACAAAACGCCAGAAAACGCAAACTGGTGAAAAGCCTCCTAGTGAGAGACCATATTTATGTACTGTTTGTGATAAAAGGTTCATCAGGAAATCGCATCTAACATCGCACCAGCATATCCACACAGGAGAGAGGCCATTTCCTTGTTCTGAGTGTGATAAAAGGTTCAGCCAAAAGACACACCTCAAAATACACCAAAAAACCCACACGGGTAGAAGTCCTTATTTATGTACTGAATGTAGTAAATTTTTCAGTCAGAAGGCAGCCCTCACAAGACATGAACAAATTCACCGCGGCGAGAAACCATTTTTATGTACCGAGTGTGGTAAATACTTCAGTCAGAAGGCATCTCTTATAAGGCACCAGAAAACCCAC